The Enhydrobacter sp. sequence CCCCGCCGTCCGGCTTGTAGTAGTCGCGCACCATCGCCTCGTAGGCGGTCTCGACGACCCGGACCGCCTCGGGATGCCAGCCTCGCCGCGCGGCAAGGCCATACGAAAAGATCTGCCGGGCCTGCACGATGAGCCGTGTCGCGACGTCGGACACCGGCTTGCCCTCGAGCGTGAGCGCCTCGCGGAAGCGGCCTGTCCCGGAGTCGAACCCGGCGGTCGCCCACAGGGGCAAGGCCTGCTGGACGGCCCATTCGCGCAAGAGCGCTGCACTTTCCTTCAATGCGTTCACGGACACCTCAAAGACCAATCATTGCCATGAGCCGGCTCGCCCAGGGCTGTTGTTGCGATTTCCTGATGGCATAGCGGACGGTCTTCACCGCATGCTCGTAGCGCGCGCCGCCGATCGCCGTCGTCAAGGTCTCCCGTCGCTCCAGCAGCACGCGAAGGACGAGATGGAGCACGCGCTGGCTGATCGGCCCCCAGCTCTTGCGCGATGTCTGCGACGCCCCGCCCAGCATGAGGCCGTCGGAATGCTTGTTCTTGCCGTGCATGCGATAGGCGTACAGGGCCTCGTGCACGGCAATGCCGCCCACGATCAGGATGCAGAAGGTGGAAAGATAGAAGTCGAGATAAAGTGGAAGCTGGTCGTCCCTGTCGGGCAGCACGAGCTCGACGACGTCGCGCCGGAACATCATGGCTGCCGTGCTGTTGGACGACCAGGTCGGCGTCCAGCGGCCATGGAAGGTCAACGCCGGATTCGCGGCGAATCGCACGCTGCCGCCCGCCGACTCGATCTCGGGCACCGTCTCCGCCTCGATCGGGCGATGCTGCTCGTGCTTGGGCGGCTGCTCGAACCACCACGCCGTCGCGGCCAGGAGCTCGCCCTTGCCGTTGATGAAGTGTGAATCGCAGTAAGTGAAGGCGACCGGACAGTCGGCGTTGAGATGCGCGGCCAGATGTCGCTCGACGAAGGTGTCGTACCAGACGTCGTCCGAATCGAGGAAGCAGACGAAAGGCGTGCTGAGCTCGGCGACGCCGCGTCGGACCGCACCCGTCTGGCCGCGGTTCGTTTCGAGCCGGATATAGCGGAAGCGCGGATCGGCCATCTTGGCCAGTGTCTCGCGAATCACCCGGTCCGAGCAGTCCGTCGACGCGTCGTCGACCACCACGACCTCGATGTTGCGCACGGTCTGACGTGAGGCCGAAACGATCGCCTCGGCGACATAGGCCTCGTTGTTGTGGTTGGCGATGACGACGCCAACCCGGGGCAGTGTGGCAATTCCCATGTATTGGTCTTCAGCCTGCCCGCTCATCCGGCGTCGTTACCGCGCAGTCACCACGCAGGGCGCCGCCCTTCCGGCGGGATACGCCGTCTCCCCATCCAATCATGCTCTTCGCCAACGACATCTCTCTGCTTTCAGCCCCTTGGGGCGCCCGCCGACCCGGGGTCCGCCAGCCGCCCCGCCGTCTTTCTTGCCATGCCCGCGCATCTTTGTCGCATGAACGGCATAATACGTGCTCGGGCCGACTTTGCCCATCGACAGCAACCCCGACAACGGGCTTGCCTTCCGGCCGGTCCTGGCCTACCGCCGCCCCAAATCCGCCATCGTGGCGCGTCATTGCAGGGACGGGCTCGCCGAATATAATGCAGCCCCCTCATCTCCCCTTACCCGGATAAATGCCAGCGTTGCTCCTCCGCGCCTTCTTGGCGACTGCCCTCGTTCTCTGCCCCGTGCTCGTGTCGGCGCAGAGCCTGCGCGTGGTAGCGCGCGTGAACGACGAGGCGATCACCGACTTCGATCTCAACGAGCGCATCGTCTTCGCCGTCAAGAGCTCCGGACTGCAGGACACGCCGGACATGCGCCAGCGGCTCGCCCCGCAGATCCTGCGCCAGATGATCGACGAGAAACTCCAGGTGCAGAACGCCAAGGCCCTGGGGCTGGCCCCGAGCGACGGCGAGGTGGCCGCGCGCGTCTCCGAGATCGAGCACTCCGCCGGCATGGCGCCCGGCACGTTCAAAGCCTATCTGCACAGCATCGGCGTGCCTTTCGACATCGCGGCACAGCAGATCGAGGCATCGATCGCCTGGGCGAAGATTGTCCGCCGCAAGATACGGCCGCACGTCGACGTCTCCGACACCGAGATCGACGATGCCCTGAATCGCGTGCGGAAGAATGTCGGCAAGACCGAGGCCCATGTGGCCGAGATCTTCGTCCCCATCGACCGGCCCGATCAGGCGGACGAAGCGCGCCGGTCGGCCGACCGGATCGTCGAGCAGATCAGACGCGGCGCTCCCTTTGCCGCCCTTGCCCAGCAATTCTCGCAGGGGCAGACGGCGAGGAACGGCGGCGATCTCGGCTGGATCCTGCCGGGCTCGCTCGATTCCGCGCTCGACGCGGCGATCGAGAAGTTGCCGCTGCGCCAGGTCTCCGAGCCGATCCGAACGGCCTCGGGATGGCATATCGTCTATGTCATCGACCGCCGACCCTTCGCCACGGCACGGCCGGACGACGTGCGTCTCAACCTGGTGCAGATGACGCTGGCGCTGCCCGCCAACGCAACGCCCGAGGAAACCAGCAACGCCATGGCCGATGCCCAGAAGGCTATGGCCGCGGTGCATCGATGCGAGGATCTGCACGCCCAGTCGCGAACGTTGAAGGGCGCGACGTCGGGCGATCTGAAGGGCGTTCGAGTGGGCGATCTCAGGGCCAACCCGCAGATGTACGAGGAGCTCCCCAAGCTGCAGGTGGGCGGCACCGCAGGCCCCTTCCGGGTGGCCGAAGGCCTGCAGGTCGTGGCGTTGTGCAGCAAGGAAGGCGCCGGCGGCCTGCCGTCGCGCCAGGCGGTCGCACAACAGATCCTGCTGCAGAAGGTCGAAGCCGGCGCGCGCCGCTACATGCGCGATATGCGCCGCGCCGCCACCATCGACATCAAGCGGCCGTCGTGACGGTTGCCCTGCCGCTCGCCGTGACGATGGGCGAGCCGGCCGGCATCGGCGGTGAGCTCAGCCTCAAGGCATGGCTGGCGAGGACGAAGGAGACGCGGCCGTTCTTCGTGCTCGACGATCCGGGCCGCCTCGAGACGCTTGCCCGCCACCTCGGCCTCGCCGCGCGGCTGAAAGAGATCGCGCGGCCGGACCAGGCGATCGAGACCTTCCCCTCCGCGCTGCCCGTCCTGCCCGTCCGCCTGCGCGTCCCGGTGCAGGCGGGCCGTCCCGACCCCGCCAATGCCCCGGCGACAATCGAGGCGATCGAGCGCGCCGCGGCGTTGGCCATGGCCGGCGAGATCGCGGGCTTCGCCACCAACCCGATCCAGAAGAAGACGCTGCAGGAGGCGGGATTCTCCCATCCGGGACACACGGAATTCCTGGCCGACCTCGCCGCGCGCGCCGCCGCGAAGCCGGTCGAGGTCGCGATGATGCTGGCCTGCCCCGAATTGCGCGTGGTGCCGGTGACCATCCATTTGTCGCTGGCCGAGGCCGTCCGCACGCTCGATGCCGCCGCCATTGTCCGCACCGGCCGCATCGCCGCTGGCGCATTGAAGGCCTTGTTCGGGATTGCCCGGCCGCGGCTCGCCATTGCCGCCCTCAATCCGCATGCCGGCGAGCAGGGTGCTATGGGCGACGAGGAAATCCGTATCATCGGGCCGGCGGTCGAAGCGTTGCGCAAGGACGGCATCGACGTTCGGGGACCGGCGCCGGCGGACACGCTGTTCCATCCCGCCGCGCGCGCGACCTACGACGTGGCGCTCTGCATGTATCACGACCAGGCGCTGATCCCGATCAAGACCATCGACTTCTCGGGCGGCGTCAATGTCACGCTCGGCCTGCCCTTCGTGCGCACGTCGCCCGATCATGGCACGGCGCTCGATATCGCCGGCACCGGCCGGGCGGACGCCGGCAGCCTGATCGCCGCGCTGGCGATGGCCGACGACATGGCGCGGCGACGGCAGAGCCGAGATGCGCCCGCCGCCTGACGGCGGGATCGCCGATCTTCCGCCGCTGCGCGAGACCATCGCCGCTCACGGCCTCGACGCGCGCAAGCGCCTCGGCCAGCATTTCCTGCTCGACCTCAACCTGACGCGGCGCATCGCCCGCGCCGCCGCGCCGCTCGACAAGGGGACGGTCGTCGAGGTCGGCCCGGGGCCAGGCGGCCTGACGCGCGCCCTGTTAATCGAGGGCGCGCAGCATGTCGTTGCCATCGAGGTCGATGCGCGCGCCATCGGCGCTTTGCGCGAGCTGCAGGCGGCATCCGACGGCCGCCTCGAGATTCGCGAGGGCGATGCCCTGGCGGTCGATCCCGCGACGCTCGGCCCGGGCCCCCGACGCATCGTCGCCAACCTTCCCTACAATATCGCAACCGCGCTGCTGGTCCGCTGGCTGCACGCGGCCGACGCGGTCGCCGAGATGGTGCTGATGTTCCAGAAGGAGGTCGTCGATCGGCTGGTCGCCCCGCCCCGCACCAAGGACTACGGCCGGCTCTCGGTGCTGGCCCAGCATGTCTGCGAGGTGCGCCGGCTCTTCGAGGTGCCGCCGGCAGCGTTCGTGCCGCCGCCCAAGGTCACGTCGGCGGTGGCGCGACTCGTGCCCCGGCCGGCGGATCGGCGCCTGTCGGATCTGGGCCCCCTGGAAACCGTGACCGCCGCCGCCTTCGGGCAGCGGCGCAAGATGCTGCGCCGCTCGCTTCAGGGGCTGTTCGGAGACCCCGTCGCTGTCCTCGAAGGGCTCGGCCTGTCGCCGAGGGCCCGCGCGGAGGAGCTCTCCGTCGACGATTTCGTGCGGCTGGCGAGGGCGCTCGGGCGCGGCTAGATCAGCGTCCCTCGCGCAGGGCTTTCACGAAGTCCGCAAGGCCGTACTGACGTTCGCGCTTCAGGCGCTCGGCGGTCAGGATCGATTTCAGCTCGATCAGGCTGGTGGCTATATCGCGATTGATGATCGTGTAGTCGTACTCCGCCCAATGGCTCATCTCGTCGGCCGCCTTCGCCATGCGCTTGGCCACGATGTCGGGCGAATCCTGAGCCCGCGTGATCAGGCGCCGTTCGAGATCGCGCGTCGACGGCGGCAGGATGAAGACCGTGACCAGGTCCTCGCGCCCCTTCTCCTTGAGCTGCTGCGTGCCCTGCCAGTCGATGTCGAACAGGACGTCACGGCCCTCGTTGAGCGCCGTCTCGACCGGTGCACGTGGCGTTCCATAATAGTGCTCGAAGACCCGCGCATGCTCGAGGAACTCGTCCCGTTCGATCATGCCGCGGAACGTCGCGGTGTCGACGAACCGATAGTCCACGCCGTCCCTCTCGCTCGGACGCTTCTCGCGCGTGGTGAAGGAGACGCTGAGCTGGATTTGCGAATCGTTGCCCAGAAGCTGCCGCGAGAGGGTCGTCTTTCCCGCGCCCGACGGCGAGGACAGCACCAGCATCAAGCCGCGGCGCTGGATCGCGGGCGCGTCGGCGTCATTCGACATTCTGGACCTGCTCCCGCATGCGCTCGATGGCTCCCTTCAGATCGATACCAAGGCGTGTCAGCTCGATATCGGCCGACTTCGAGCAGAGCGTATTGGCCTCGCGATTGAACTCCTGGCAGAGGAAGTCGAACTTGCGGCCCACGGGATTGTCCGGCCGCGCCTCCGCCAGCAGGCTGCGCGCCTGGCCGATGTGGGCCGCAAGGCGATCGAGTTCCTCGCGTACGTCGGCCTTGCCGACAAGCAGCGCGACCTCCTGCGCGAAGCGCTCCTCGGACAGAGCCGGCGTCCGCTCCAGCAACTCTTCCAGTTGCGCCTGGAAGCGCGAGCGGACGGTGCCGATCTGCACCTGCGCCCGCTCGGTCGCGCGGCCGCACAGCGTCTCGATCTCGTCGATATGGCCGCCGATCACGCCGGCCAGCGCCTTGCCCTCCGCCGCGCGCGCGTTCGCCAGCGCCGTCAGCGCCTCGTCGAGGGTCGCAAGCAGCGCCTTGTCCAGTGCCGCGAGCGCTTCCTCGCTCTCCTCCCCTTCCTCCTCTTCCTCGATCACGCCGCGCACGCGCAGCAGGCCGTCGGCCGTCGGGGCGGCGGCACCAGCCTTGCGCATCTCCTCGACCAGCGGCGCGAGATCGGCCAGCAGGGCGCGATTGATGCGCAGCGGCTTGCCCAGCCGTTCGCTGCCTGCGATGAGGGAAACGGTAACGTTGCCGCGCCGGAGCCTGGCACCAACCATGCCGCGGACTGAATTTTCCAGGCGTTCGAAACCCTGCGGAACGCGGCAGCGCACCTCCAGATTGCGGCCGTTGACGCTGCGCGCCTCCCAGACCCAGCGCCGCCGTTCATCCGATCCCTGCGCCCGGGCGTACCCCGTCATGCTTGCAATCAACAATCCAACTCCGCCTGGACTCCACTGGCCGCGACGCGGCGCGCCACTCTAGTATCGGGCCCACCCGCACACAATGCGAAGCGCCGACAGGTTATCCCATGAGCTTCACCAGCATCGTCATCACCGGCGCCTCGAGCGGAATCGGCGAGGCGCTGGCCTGCGCCTATGCCGCGCCGGGCGTCGCCCTGGCTCTCAACGGACGAGACGGCGAGCGCCTGCGGACCGTTGCCGAAGCCTGTCGCGCCAAGGGCGCAGCGGTCGATGCCCGACAGATCGATGTCACCGATCGCGCGGCCCTCGCCCAATGGCTCGCGGCCTTCGACGACGCGCATCCCGTCGACCTGCTGATCGCCAACGCCGGCATCTCGATCGACAAGGACAACTCCTCGCTCGACGACTTCTCGGTCATTCGCCGCACGATCACGGTCAATCTCGACGGCGTGCTGAACACAGTCGAGCCTCTTGTCGGGCGCATGATGGCACGCAAGCGCGGCCAGATCGCCGTCGTCTCCTCGCTCGCGGGCTTCATCGGCCTGCCCTACTCGGCCTCGTACAACGCCAGCAAGGCGGCGGTGCGCGTCTGGGGCGAGAGCATCCGCTACCCTCTGAGGAAGAGCGGCGTGGGCGTGAGCGTGATCTGTCCCGGCTTCGTCATCACCCGCATGACGGCGCAGGCGCCTTTCCCGATGCCGTTCCTCATGACCGCGGAACGCGCCGCCACGATCATCCGCCGCGGCCTTGCCCGCAACAAGGCGCGGATCGCCTTCCCCATAGGGACCAAAGCCGCCGTCTGGCTGGGCGGCGTGTTGCCCGGAAATTGGACCGCGCGGCTGCTGGGCGCCTGACCGCGCGGCCTACCTCATCTGGTTCGTGAGCAGCGCCGCCACGCCGCCCTTGTCCCTGCCGTATTTCAGGAGCGCCTCGCGCCCGCCGGCGGCATACGCCGCGACCGCGCCCAGCAGCCGCTTGAGCTGGTCGGGGCTGTTGCGGTCGAACCTGCAATAGGCCCCGCGCGTCAGCCTGGCGATCTGCGGAAAGAGGCGCGAGGCGGTGCGGTCCTGCCCCTCCTGGAAGACGAAGACCGGCAGGCCGAGCAAACCGAGCTGCCCTGCCTCGTGGCCGACCTGATCGACATCTTCCTCGCAGCAGTCGCCGACGAACACCAGCGCATCGAGCCGGCTTTCGCGACGCTGCTCTCCGGCATAGCGCAGCAGGCGTCCGATCTGCGTGCGCCCGGCGAGGCAACGCACGGCGCTCATCAGGCGCGCCAGCTCGCGACCGTTGGATGTCCAGCGACTCACCTTGAACTCGTCGAAGCCGCGATAGAAAGCAAGCCGCACGTCGAGACCGCCGAGCGTTTCCGCGGCCACGAACATCTCGCCCTGGATGCTGCAGGCATGGTCCCAGGTCGGCTCGCGGCTTGCCGTCGCATCCATGGCGAACAGCAGCCGGCCGTGTCCCTGCCCGCCGTGCGAGGCCGGCAGCCGCCCGACCTCGTGCACGAAGGTATCGACGGCATTGGAGGTCTTGCCGACCGCCGGCGTCTTGCGATCCTCGGCCATTCTTTACCCTCTCCCGAGCGTCGAATATGGTGCGCCGCGCTTGCGAATGCCACGAACAATGAATCGTCGTTGGAGCCCCTTCTGAAAGCAATCGATGCCCTGCTGGTGGTCGCCTCGGTCCTGGTCAGCACCGTCATTGCCGAAGGCGTCGTCCGCCATCTCGACGGCCTGCCGCTGCTCGTGCTGCCGCTGCCCGAGGGTGTCGGCAACGCCGTCACCGCCGAGCAGCGCGACGAGGTCCCTCTCGCGCCGGGCGTGTCGCGCGACTGGTTCTTCGACGATCCGCCGCCGCTGCCCAATCGCAGCGAGCCGCCGGACGAGTGGCAGCGACTGTTCGTCGAGGTGAGGGATCATCCGGCGAAGTACGGGCCGTTCCGTCCCGCCGACGTCTTCAAGGCGTGGAACTCGGTCTTTGCCGGCAAGGACGTTTGCCACAACGACTTCCTGCGCCGGGCACCGGGCATCCTCTACCTCTACGATCCGCCCGACGGGAAAGCCTATCCACGCTACCGGTTCCTGCCGAATGTCACCACGCCGCTGCGGCTGGTCACCAACCAGATCGGCTGGCGCGGACCGCCGATCGTCGAGCCGCGCCGGCCCGACACGATCCGCATCGTGTTCGTCGGCGCATCGACGACGGTAGGCGGCCATTTCCTGCCCTTCTCCTATCCGGAATATATCGGCCACTGGCTCGATCTCTGGGCGAGGTCGAAGCACCTCGACATTCATTTCGAAGCCCTCAATGCCGGCCGCGAAAGCCTCGCATCCCAGGATATTGCCGAGGTCGTGCGCCACGAGGTGCTGCCGCTCAGGCCCGACCTCGTCGTCTATTACGAGGGGCACAACCAGTTCTGGCTGCCGACCGTCATTCCCGGCCTGCCGCAGGAGGGCACGGCGCCCAAGCCCACTCTCGAGGTCGAGACGCCGCCCACCTGGCTGCTGGTCGCCACGCGATTCTCCGCGCTGGCCCGCCGCGTCCAGGCGGCGGTCGGCTATACCGGCGGCAACCTCGACGGCCGCGAATGGCCCAAGCCCGACTACGAGATCGTGATGCCGCCCGGCCTCGACGAGAACGACCCGGACATCTACGACCCGCGCCTGCCGCTGCATCTCGACGACATCGTGCGCGATCTCGACCGCATGCGCTCCGACCTCGCCACCGTCGGCGGCGAGCTCGCCGTCTCCTCGTTCGTGTGGATGGTGAAGGACGGCCTCGTGCTCAATCCGATCGCGCACAAGTACATCCTCGAGGATCTCAACATCAACGAGTATCCGCTGCGCTATCGCGACCTGGTGCGGCTTGTGACCTTCCAGAACCGCGTGTTCCGCAAGTATGCCGAGGTCCATCACCTGCCCTTCATCGATGTCGCGCGCCATATGCCGCTCGACCCCGACCTGTTCCAGGACGCGATCCACAACACCGCCGGCGGCGTGCGCGAGCGCGCCTGGGTCGTGCTGCAGCAGCTCATCCCGGTGATCGAGCGGCATCTGGCAAGCGGCGCCTGGCCAAGACCGTTGCCGAAAGACAGGTCGCCCTTGCCGACCTTCACGCCGCGGCGCATCGCCGTGGACTGCAAGAAGCCCTGACATGAACCGCGACAATCCGAGCTCGCTGCGGCTGCTGCTGCAGGTCTTCCTGCCTTTCGCGTTCGTCTACTTCGTCTCCTACATCGTGCGCGGCGTGAATGCCGTGATCTTCCCCTATCTGGAGCGCGACGTGGGCGTGACGGCGGCCGATCTCGGCCTGCTCACCTCCGCCTTCTTCCTGTTCTTCGCCGCCAGCCAGCCGCTGCTGGGCGTCGCGCTCGATCGCTACGGCCCGCGCCGCCTGCAGACCACGCTGATGCTCGTTGCGGCGCTCGGATCGGCGCTGTTTGCCGTGGCGACATCGCTGCCGCAGCTCGTGCTGGCGCGCGGGCTGATCGGGCTCGGCTTCGCCGGCGGCCTGATGGCGGCGATGAAGGCGATCACGCTCTGGTACCCGCCGCGCCGCTGGGGGCTGATCACGGGGTTCCACATGATGGCCGGCGGCGCCGGCTCAATGGCCGCCACCCTGCCGGTCGAATGGTCGCTGTCGGTCGTGAGCTGGCAGGGTCTCTTCTTCTGGCTGGCCGGCATCTCCCTCTTCGGCGCCCTGCTGCTCCACCTCGCGGTTCCCGAGCGCGCGCCGTCGGGCAGAGGCGGCACCCTGGCGGAGCAGTTCCGCATCACCGGCGCGATCCTGACCGACGGCTTCTACTGGCGGATCCAGCCGCTTCTCTGCGTCCAGCAGCTCGCCTTCATCGGCTGCATCACGCTGTGGATGGGGCCATGGCTGCGCGACGTGGGCGGCGTGTCCGACCAGGCGGCGCGCGCCGACATCCTGCTCTACGCGACGGCCGCCATGACCCTGGGTTTCGCGGTGAGCGGCCTCATCGCGGAGTTCCTGCGGCATCGCGGCATCAGCGACTTCGTCTCGTCGAGCTTCGTCAGCCTGCTGTTCGCACTGGTTGCGGGCTGGCTCGCCTTCTTTCCGCCCGCCGAGCCCGCCCTGCCGTGGATGCTGTTCGGATTCCTGGGCGCCTATCCCATCCAGTACTTCCCGGTGGTCATGGCGTCGTTCCCGGCCGACTATGCCGGCCGCGTCAGCACCAGCATCAACCTCCTGGTCTTCGTCGTGATCTTCGTCGGCCAGTGGGCGATGGGCAAGGTCGTGGAACTCTGGCCGCCGACAGCGACCGGCTACGCCCGCGACGGCTACACCTGGGCGTTCGGCGCGCTTTTCATCCTGCAGCTTGCTGCTCTGGCATGGCTTCTGCTGTCGCCGGGACGTCCGATGACGCAGGCGCCGCGGGCGGCGGCAGATTGAGCGCGGCGACGAGGTCGCGCACCTCCTGGCGCGCGGCGACATGGCTCAGGGTGAGCGAGGGCCCGCTGCCGCCGCGCTTGAGGTCGAGCAGCGTCAGTCCGTTCAGGAACAGCTCGCGATAGATCACGCGCTCGCTGAGGCCGGTGGTCGTGCGAAAGCCGATGCGCCGGGCGAGCGCCTCGAGCACGGTCCCCATGTCGCGCTTGTTGCGCGCGGCGAGCGACGACAGCCGATTGCGCATCACCACCCAGTCGACCGGGCGGCCGCCCTGGACGGCCCGGATCTGCCGCTGCTTCCACACTGCCTCGGCATAGACCGACGGCCGCACGACCTTGAGCGTGTCGGGATCGACGCGCGCCAGGAGATCGAGATCGATGAAACTGTCGTTCAGCGGCGTCAGCAGCGTGTCGGCCCAGGTATGCGCGAGCCGGGAAAGGTGAGTGTCGCTGCCGGGCGTGTCGATCAGCACGAAATCGGCGCCCAGCAGGGGCGGCTCGAGGGCCTCCTCGAAGCGGGCCTGCTCGTCGGCCTCCGCGGCGGCGCGATCGGCAAGGGTCGAGACCGTGACGGCCGCATGGGCCGGAGTCGGCAGATCGATCTCCTTGCGGCGGCTGTAGGCGATGCGGTTCTCGATATAGCGGCTGAGCGTTCCCTGGCGCGCGTCGAGATCGAGGGTCGCCACCGATGCGCCGTCGCTCATCAGGGCGACCGCGATGTGAAGCGCGGTCGTCGACTTTCCCGATCCGCCCTTCTCGTTGCCGATCACCACCACGTGCGCACGGCCGGGCACGCGCGCGGCCTGGGTCTGCGCGATGCTGGGATTGGCCGCGGGCTGGAAGGTGCTCACGCGGCCTTTCGGATCCAGACGGCCGTGTCGTGGAACACGGCGCCGCCGTGCGGCCAGCCGGGATCGGCCGAGGTCACGGCGTTGATGCCGATGCCGGTCTCGAAGTTGCGGTTGGGCCAGATGCCCTCGACCACCACGACGCCGCGCTGCTGTCCGGTCTTGGGCCGGGCATGCACGATGGTGCGGCCGCGCTCGTTGCCCAGCTCGACGCGGTCACCCTCGGCGACGCCCATGGCGGCGCAATCCTCGGGGTTCATCAGCGCCGTCGGCCGCACCTCGCGCTTCAAGCTGGAGGGCGTCTCGCTGAAGGTCGAGTTGAGGAAGGTCCGCGCCGGCGCCGCGACCAGCCGGAACGGCTTGTCGGCGGTCGCATTGTCGATCACGTCGAAATGATCGGGCAGCTTCGGCATGTTGGCGCCGCGCGGCCCGAACGCCGCCCAGTCGGGCTTGAAGCGGAACTTCTTGTCGGGCCAGGCGAAGCCGTCGAGGAAATGCGACGTCTCGAAGCCGAGATGGAAGTCCTGTCCGCCCTTCTGCCAGTTGGTCTCGGCATCCCACATGCCGGACACCTTGAGCGATTCGTCCATGATCTCCCACACCGTCATGTCGAAACCGCGATGCCGCGCGCCCAGCCTCTTCGCCAGCTCG is a genomic window containing:
- a CDS encoding glycosyltransferase family 2 protein — translated: MGIATLPRVGVVIANHNNEAYVAEAIVSASRQTVRNIEVVVVDDASTDCSDRVIRETLAKMADPRFRYIRLETNRGQTGAVRRGVAELSTPFVCFLDSDDVWYDTFVERHLAAHLNADCPVAFTYCDSHFINGKGELLAATAWWFEQPPKHEQHRPIEAETVPEIESAGGSVRFAANPALTFHGRWTPTWSSNSTAAMMFRRDVVELVLPDRDDQLPLYLDFYLSTFCILIVGGIAVHEALYAYRMHGKNKHSDGLMLGGASQTSRKSWGPISQRVLHLVLRVLLERRETLTTAIGGARYEHAVKTVRYAIRKSQQQPWASRLMAMIGL
- a CDS encoding peptidylprolyl isomerase, which produces MPALLLRAFLATALVLCPVLVSAQSLRVVARVNDEAITDFDLNERIVFAVKSSGLQDTPDMRQRLAPQILRQMIDEKLQVQNAKALGLAPSDGEVAARVSEIEHSAGMAPGTFKAYLHSIGVPFDIAAQQIEASIAWAKIVRRKIRPHVDVSDTEIDDALNRVRKNVGKTEAHVAEIFVPIDRPDQADEARRSADRIVEQIRRGAPFAALAQQFSQGQTARNGGDLGWILPGSLDSALDAAIEKLPLRQVSEPIRTASGWHIVYVIDRRPFATARPDDVRLNLVQMTLALPANATPEETSNAMADAQKAMAAVHRCEDLHAQSRTLKGATSGDLKGVRVGDLRANPQMYEELPKLQVGGTAGPFRVAEGLQVVALCSKEGAGGLPSRQAVAQQILLQKVEAGARRYMRDMRRAATIDIKRPS
- the pdxA gene encoding 4-hydroxythreonine-4-phosphate dehydrogenase PdxA, translating into MTVALPLAVTMGEPAGIGGELSLKAWLARTKETRPFFVLDDPGRLETLARHLGLAARLKEIARPDQAIETFPSALPVLPVRLRVPVQAGRPDPANAPATIEAIERAAALAMAGEIAGFATNPIQKKTLQEAGFSHPGHTEFLADLAARAAAKPVEVAMMLACPELRVVPVTIHLSLAEAVRTLDAAAIVRTGRIAAGALKALFGIARPRLAIAALNPHAGEQGAMGDEEIRIIGPAVEALRKDGIDVRGPAPADTLFHPAARATYDVALCMYHDQALIPIKTIDFSGGVNVTLGLPFVRTSPDHGTALDIAGTGRADAGSLIAALAMADDMARRRQSRDAPAA
- the rsmA gene encoding 16S rRNA (adenine(1518)-N(6)/adenine(1519)-N(6))-dimethyltransferase RsmA; the protein is MRPPPDGGIADLPPLRETIAAHGLDARKRLGQHFLLDLNLTRRIARAAAPLDKGTVVEVGPGPGGLTRALLIEGAQHVVAIEVDARAIGALRELQAASDGRLEIREGDALAVDPATLGPGPRRIVANLPYNIATALLVRWLHAADAVAEMVLMFQKEVVDRLVAPPRTKDYGRLSVLAQHVCEVRRLFEVPPAAFVPPPKVTSAVARLVPRPADRRLSDLGPLETVTAAAFGQRRKMLRRSLQGLFGDPVAVLEGLGLSPRARAEELSVDDFVRLARALGRG
- the gmk gene encoding guanylate kinase; translated protein: MSNDADAPAIQRRGLMLVLSSPSGAGKTTLSRQLLGNDSQIQLSVSFTTREKRPSERDGVDYRFVDTATFRGMIERDEFLEHARVFEHYYGTPRAPVETALNEGRDVLFDIDWQGTQQLKEKGREDLVTVFILPPSTRDLERRLITRAQDSPDIVAKRMAKAADEMSHWAEYDYTIINRDIATSLIELKSILTAERLKRERQYGLADFVKALREGR
- a CDS encoding YicC/YloC family endoribonuclease, whose protein sequence is MTGYARAQGSDERRRWVWEARSVNGRNLEVRCRVPQGFERLENSVRGMVGARLRRGNVTVSLIAGSERLGKPLRINRALLADLAPLVEEMRKAGAAAPTADGLLRVRGVIEEEEEGEESEEALAALDKALLATLDEALTALANARAAEGKALAGVIGGHIDEIETLCGRATERAQVQIGTVRSRFQAQLEELLERTPALSEERFAQEVALLVGKADVREELDRLAAHIGQARSLLAEARPDNPVGRKFDFLCQEFNREANTLCSKSADIELTRLGIDLKGAIERMREQVQNVE
- a CDS encoding SDR family NAD(P)-dependent oxidoreductase: MSFTSIVITGASSGIGEALACAYAAPGVALALNGRDGERLRTVAEACRAKGAAVDARQIDVTDRAALAQWLAAFDDAHPVDLLIANAGISIDKDNSSLDDFSVIRRTITVNLDGVLNTVEPLVGRMMARKRGQIAVVSSLAGFIGLPYSASYNASKAAVRVWGESIRYPLRKSGVGVSVICPGFVITRMTAQAPFPMPFLMTAERAATIIRRGLARNKARIAFPIGTKAAVWLGGVLPGNWTARLLGA
- a CDS encoding VWA domain-containing protein, with protein sequence MAEDRKTPAVGKTSNAVDTFVHEVGRLPASHGGQGHGRLLFAMDATASREPTWDHACSIQGEMFVAAETLGGLDVRLAFYRGFDEFKVSRWTSNGRELARLMSAVRCLAGRTQIGRLLRYAGEQRRESRLDALVFVGDCCEEDVDQVGHEAGQLGLLGLPVFVFQEGQDRTASRLFPQIARLTRGAYCRFDRNSPDQLKRLLGAVAAYAAGGREALLKYGRDKGGVAALLTNQMR
- a CDS encoding MFS transporter — translated: MNRDNPSSLRLLLQVFLPFAFVYFVSYIVRGVNAVIFPYLERDVGVTAADLGLLTSAFFLFFAASQPLLGVALDRYGPRRLQTTLMLVAALGSALFAVATSLPQLVLARGLIGLGFAGGLMAAMKAITLWYPPRRWGLITGFHMMAGGAGSMAATLPVEWSLSVVSWQGLFFWLAGISLFGALLLHLAVPERAPSGRGGTLAEQFRITGAILTDGFYWRIQPLLCVQQLAFIGCITLWMGPWLRDVGGVSDQAARADILLYATAAMTLGFAVSGLIAEFLRHRGISDFVSSSFVSLLFALVAGWLAFFPPAEPALPWMLFGFLGAYPIQYFPVVMASFPADYAGRVSTSINLLVFVVIFVGQWAMGKVVELWPPTATGYARDGYTWAFGALFILQLAALAWLLLSPGRPMTQAPRAAAD
- a CDS encoding division plane positioning ATPase MipZ, which produces MSTFQPAANPSIAQTQAARVPGRAHVVVIGNEKGGSGKSTTALHIAVALMSDGASVATLDLDARQGTLSRYIENRIAYSRRKEIDLPTPAHAAVTVSTLADRAAAEADEQARFEEALEPPLLGADFVLIDTPGSDTHLSRLAHTWADTLLTPLNDSFIDLDLLARVDPDTLKVVRPSVYAEAVWKQRQIRAVQGGRPVDWVVMRNRLSSLAARNKRDMGTVLEALARRIGFRTTTGLSERVIYRELFLNGLTLLDLKRGGSGPSLTLSHVAARQEVRDLVAALNLPPPAAPASSDVPATAEAMPEQQAAG